One Fibrobacterota bacterium genomic window carries:
- a CDS encoding PEP-CTERM sorting domain-containing protein, whose protein sequence is MQMKKRYSLMFGLLAFSAMAAHADLINNSGFECGSGTPTTSGVGTSTASSLCDWYQWANSGPVVTTVQSMSTFLDGGASAHIIGGDHDGLYQYGSPVPGIYTASAWFYVNSGSAELGLFFNGGTTGTTGSTTTTTGQWEYVSTTAPLATGIGGATIYGSEPNSDFYVDAFWLNSGERSTSPYDPSTGFAPPAAVPEPGSLALLGLGVLALGSGLRSRRRK, encoded by the coding sequence ATGCAAATGAAAAAACGCTATTCTCTCATGTTCGGTCTTTTGGCTTTCTCCGCGATGGCCGCCCACGCGGATCTCATCAATAATTCCGGCTTCGAATGCGGTTCCGGAACCCCGACCACCAGCGGAGTCGGGACCAGCACCGCCTCGTCGCTTTGCGACTGGTATCAATGGGCCAACTCCGGTCCGGTGGTCACCACGGTGCAGTCCATGTCCACCTTTTTGGACGGCGGGGCGTCGGCCCATATTATCGGCGGCGATCATGACGGGTTGTACCAATACGGCTCCCCGGTCCCCGGCATCTACACCGCCAGCGCCTGGTTCTACGTGAACTCCGGTTCCGCCGAACTCGGCTTGTTCTTCAACGGGGGAACCACCGGCACCACCGGCTCAACGACCACGACCACGGGCCAATGGGAGTACGTCAGCACCACCGCGCCTTTGGCGACCGGCATCGGGGGCGCCACCATTTATGGTTCGGAACCGAATTCCGATTTCTACGTGGATGCGTTCTGGCTGAACTCGGGCGAACGCTCGACCTCGCCTTACGATCCGTCTACTGGTTTCGCCCCGCCTGCGGCCGTGCCGGAGCCTGGGTCCCTCGCCCTCTTGGGCCTGGGTGTCCTGGCCCTCGGTTCGGGCCTTCGCAGCCGCCGCCGCAAGTAA
- a CDS encoding NADH-quinone oxidoreductase subunit I, translated as MPGSRLAWYTRIYFPTIAKGMMVSLRHFFKKPVTINYPEERPKVSERFRGEHRLTKDANGNMKCVACYMCATACPAHCITIEAQAAPPEWENRDKIPKVFEIDMLKCIYCGYCVEACPKEAIEMTNKIPQVYDNRQAFIYGLDKLLNN; from the coding sequence ATGCCCGGCAGCCGTCTGGCCTGGTACACGCGCATATACTTCCCGACCATCGCCAAGGGCATGATGGTCTCGCTCCGGCATTTCTTCAAGAAGCCGGTGACGATCAATTATCCCGAGGAGAGGCCGAAGGTCTCGGAGCGTTTCCGCGGCGAGCATCGGCTCACCAAGGACGCCAACGGCAACATGAAGTGCGTGGCCTGCTATATGTGCGCCACCGCTTGCCCGGCCCATTGCATCACCATCGAGGCCCAGGCCGCTCCGCCCGAATGGGAGAACCGGGACAAGATACCGAAGGTCTTCGAGATCGATATGCTGAAATGCATCTACTGCGGCTATTGCGTCGAGGCTTGCCCCAAGGAAGCGATCGAAATGACGAACAAGATCCCGCAGGTTTACGATAACCGCCAGGCCTTCATCTACGGCTTGGACAAGCTGCTCAATAACTAG